The following proteins come from a genomic window of Gottfriedia acidiceleris:
- a CDS encoding prepilin peptidase, translated as MIIIALVYFVFFVFGLVLGSFFNVVGLRVPIGKSIISPGSSCSNCGHKLSSLELIPVFSFLLQRGKCRSCGMLISKQYLLIEILTGILFVFSIYETGFHKELMIALSIISLLIIIVVSDMNFMIIPNRILVFFLFIFSFERILFPLNPWWSSIVGAFGAFVVLLLINLISKGGMGGGDIKLFSVLGIILGWKLTLIAFMLACFSGSFYGLVVLLSGKLKQRNPIPFGPFISFGGLISYFYCENLLEFYDIIFYK; from the coding sequence TTGATAATTATAGCATTAGTCTACTTTGTTTTTTTTGTATTTGGCCTAGTATTGGGTTCTTTTTTTAATGTTGTTGGGTTAAGGGTACCAATCGGGAAATCGATTATTTCACCGGGTTCCTCGTGTTCAAATTGTGGACATAAACTGAGTTCCTTAGAATTAATACCGGTATTTTCGTTTTTACTCCAAAGAGGGAAATGTCGAAGTTGCGGGATGCTAATTTCCAAACAATATCTATTAATTGAAATACTAACAGGTATATTATTTGTTTTTTCCATCTATGAAACTGGTTTTCATAAAGAGTTAATGATCGCTCTTTCGATAATTTCTTTATTAATCATTATTGTTGTTTCGGATATGAACTTTATGATTATTCCTAATCGGATTCTAGTATTCTTTTTATTTATTTTTAGCTTTGAGCGAATCTTATTTCCATTGAATCCATGGTGGAGTAGCATAGTAGGAGCGTTTGGAGCATTTGTAGTTTTGCTTCTAATTAATCTAATTAGTAAAGGTGGTATGGGAGGAGGAGATATAAAGTTATTTAGTGTGCTAGGAATCATTTTAGGTTGGAAACTAACCCTCATTGCATTTATGCTTGCATGTTTTTCAGGCAGTTTCTACGGGTTAGTTGTACTATTGTCCGGTAAATTAAAGCAACGAAATCCGATTCCTTTTGGTCCATTCATCTCATTTGGTGGTTTAATTAGTTATTTTTATTGTGAAAATCTATTAGAATTTTACGATATCATTTTTTATAAATAA
- a CDS encoding C40 family peptidase — protein sequence MKKQVLIAFVCLLSMVFFTTKSQAASTYNPYSKKNQVTKIAKQYTGVPYRFGGTSTKGFDCSGYVGYVYKKVGTTLPRTASSMYTVSSIVKKPVPGDLVFFKNTYKKGISHVGIFMGNNNFISATSSKGVAVVSLSNSYWKPKFAGSGSVIK from the coding sequence ATGAAAAAGCAAGTCCTTATAGCTTTCGTATGCTTACTGAGCATGGTATTTTTTACGACTAAATCACAAGCAGCATCTACATATAACCCATACTCAAAGAAAAATCAGGTAACAAAAATCGCTAAACAATATACTGGAGTACCATATCGTTTTGGTGGTACAAGTACTAAAGGTTTTGACTGTTCAGGTTACGTAGGGTATGTATACAAAAAAGTAGGTACTACATTACCTCGAACTGCTTCGTCAATGTATACTGTCAGCTCAATTGTTAAAAAGCCTGTTCCTGGTGATTTAGTTTTCTTCAAAAATACATACAAAAAAGGTATTAGCCATGTAGGAATTTTCATGGGAAATAATAATTTTATTTCAGCGACTTCAAGTAAGGGAGTAGCTGTTGTCAGTCTTTCTAATTCATATTGGAAACCGAAATTCGCTGGCTCAGGTAGTGTAATCAAATAA
- a CDS encoding glycoside hydrolase family 13 protein: MTNQSWWKEAVAYQIYPRSFMDSNGDGIGDLRGVISKLDYLKELGIDVIWICPFYKSPNDDNGYDISDYQDIMDEFGTMADFDELLENVHKRGMKLILDLVVNHTSDEHPWFLESKKSKDNPYRDYYIWREGKKSGHEPNNWESIFGGSAWEYDEATDEYFLHIFSKKQPDLNWENKEVRQKVYDMINWWLDKGIDGFRVDAISHIRKRPGFPDMPNPNKEKYVASFDMHMNQEGIHNYLDELKRETFDKYDIMTVGEANGVTTKDAHLWVGEKEGKFNMIFQFESLDLWKKTDESETSIADLKEVLTKWQTGLEGYGWNALFIENHDIPRAVSTLGNDDEAFWKISAKAIGVMYFFMQGTPFIYQGQEIGMTNVHYTSINDYNDVSAKNMYNTMIENSSTEQDVLDILWKTGRDNSRTPMQWNSTKNAGFTTGKPWLKTNDNFNEINVEIQEKDADSILSFYKKMITLRKENNALVYAPYEYLDVKNEPVYAYTRNGEKETFLVLTNLSSEKQKFTLPKELTKKNAELSLTNIELTDHQLVENMEFKPFEARVYRLI, translated from the coding sequence ATGACAAATCAAAGTTGGTGGAAGGAAGCGGTTGCTTACCAAATTTATCCACGTAGCTTTATGGATTCAAATGGTGATGGAATTGGTGATTTAAGAGGTGTAATTTCGAAATTAGATTATTTAAAAGAGCTCGGAATAGATGTCATTTGGATTTGTCCATTTTACAAATCACCAAATGATGATAATGGTTACGATATCTCAGACTATCAGGACATTATGGATGAGTTTGGAACAATGGCTGATTTTGATGAGTTATTAGAGAATGTTCACAAAAGAGGAATGAAGTTAATTTTAGATTTGGTAGTCAATCACACAAGTGACGAGCATCCTTGGTTTTTAGAATCTAAAAAATCTAAAGATAATCCTTATAGAGACTACTATATTTGGAGAGAAGGAAAAAAATCAGGCCATGAGCCAAATAACTGGGAAAGTATTTTCGGTGGATCTGCTTGGGAATATGATGAAGCAACAGATGAATATTTCTTACACATATTCTCCAAAAAGCAGCCTGATTTAAATTGGGAAAACAAAGAAGTAAGACAAAAAGTCTATGATATGATTAATTGGTGGTTAGATAAAGGAATTGACGGTTTCCGAGTAGACGCGATCAGTCATATAAGAAAACGACCAGGTTTTCCAGATATGCCAAATCCAAATAAAGAAAAATATGTGGCAAGCTTTGATATGCACATGAATCAAGAAGGAATTCACAACTATTTGGATGAACTAAAACGTGAAACATTTGATAAGTATGACATCATGACAGTCGGTGAAGCAAATGGTGTAACAACGAAAGATGCTCACCTGTGGGTTGGAGAAAAAGAAGGTAAGTTCAATATGATTTTCCAATTCGAAAGTTTAGATCTTTGGAAGAAAACCGATGAATCTGAAACTTCGATTGCTGATTTAAAAGAAGTACTTACTAAATGGCAAACTGGCTTAGAAGGATATGGATGGAATGCATTATTTATAGAGAACCATGATATTCCTAGAGCAGTCAGTACATTAGGTAACGATGATGAAGCATTTTGGAAGATTTCAGCAAAAGCTATTGGAGTAATGTATTTCTTTATGCAAGGAACGCCATTCATTTACCAAGGGCAAGAAATTGGCATGACAAATGTTCATTACACATCAATCAACGATTATAATGATGTAAGTGCTAAAAATATGTATAATACAATGATTGAAAATAGTTCAACTGAACAAGATGTACTAGACATTTTATGGAAAACAGGTAGAGATAATTCTCGCACACCAATGCAGTGGAATAGTACTAAGAATGCAGGATTTACAACGGGTAAACCATGGCTTAAAACGAATGATAACTTTAATGAAATAAATGTTGAAATACAAGAAAAAGACGCAGATTCTATTTTATCATTCTATAAAAAAATGATTACATTACGTAAAGAAAATAATGCACTAGTTTATGCACCGTATGAATATCTAGACGTTAAAAATGAACCTGTTTATGCATACACTCGAAATGGTGAAAAAGAAACATTCTTAGTGCTTACTAATTTATCATCAGAGAAACAAAAATTTACTTTACCGAAAGAACTTACGAAAAAGAATGCAGAATTAAGTTTAACGAACATTGAATTAACAGATCACCAATTAGTTGAAAACATGGAATTTAAACCTTTTGAAGCTAGAGTTTATCGCTTAATTTAA
- a CDS encoding polymer-forming cytoskeletal protein produces the protein MSVQSKQNAIINGSGTIGTGKYDDVRISGSGRILGDIFCDEVKVSGSAKFNGKVETNYFNCSGSAKCLSDVDAKKMSVSGSASIDGKVSGGDVNVSGSFKTKGDLNVQSINVSGSMKTTGIVKAEVITVKGSLSTEKGSECEVFTAKGHLSMNGLLNAENVKITHGGFGYLSHNGFSYIPEIGGETIEISRFDDHNIFSRVFSKLFNNRLNFKSDVIEGSAVKIDYTTASVVRGDAVTIGPKCVIDLVEYTEDVQIHPSARVKDVKKLEL, from the coding sequence GTGAGCGTGCAATCAAAGCAGAATGCAATTATTAACGGGTCAGGTACTATTGGTACTGGCAAATATGATGACGTTAGAATTAGTGGAAGCGGACGCATACTAGGTGATATTTTTTGTGATGAAGTGAAAGTAAGTGGCTCAGCAAAGTTCAATGGAAAAGTCGAAACTAATTATTTTAATTGCAGTGGTAGCGCTAAATGTCTAAGTGATGTTGATGCAAAAAAAATGAGTGTCAGTGGTTCGGCTTCAATTGATGGAAAAGTTTCTGGTGGAGATGTGAATGTTAGCGGTAGCTTTAAAACAAAGGGCGACCTAAATGTTCAAAGTATTAATGTTTCAGGCTCAATGAAAACGACAGGAATTGTAAAGGCTGAAGTAATTACTGTAAAAGGGTCGCTTTCTACAGAAAAAGGATCTGAATGTGAAGTATTTACAGCTAAAGGTCACTTATCAATGAATGGTTTATTAAATGCTGAAAACGTAAAAATTACCCATGGAGGATTCGGCTATTTATCTCATAATGGATTTAGTTATATACCTGAAATTGGTGGAGAAACAATTGAAATTAGTCGATTCGATGACCATAATATATTTTCACGTGTTTTTAGTAAACTTTTTAACAATCGATTGAACTTCAAATCAGATGTAATTGAGGGAAGTGCTGTAAAGATTGATTATACAACAGCGAGTGTAGTACGAGGCGATGCTGTAACAATTGGACCAAAATGTGTAATAGACCTTGTGGAATATACAGAAGATGTTCAAATTCATCCTTCAGCAAGGGTAAAGGATGTAAAGAAATTAGAACTATAA
- a CDS encoding DUF4004 family protein, which translates to MSEELISKKDLLQLTGISYGQLYRWKRKNIIPEEWFMKKSSFTGQETFFPKQKILDRIEKIKELKDDQSLDDIARVFSINEEIVSDRGNATLSLEQIPKQVVQIYQSLFPNTKLEHLGTVQLCSLLFVNEWLSNGSVTIDEIKQFLNLVETHKNQINMDEATVIYIRKFGMGTWIIGNHETFVDQKDSILINVTLSSYLNKSIK; encoded by the coding sequence ATGAGTGAAGAATTAATTTCCAAAAAAGATTTACTACAACTTACAGGCATATCGTACGGACAGCTTTATAGATGGAAAAGGAAAAACATCATTCCTGAAGAGTGGTTTATGAAAAAATCAAGCTTTACTGGGCAGGAAACGTTTTTTCCAAAACAGAAAATTTTAGATCGGATTGAAAAAATAAAAGAGTTAAAGGATGATCAATCATTAGATGATATTGCTAGAGTGTTTTCAATTAATGAAGAAATCGTTTCTGATCGTGGGAATGCTACTTTATCTTTGGAGCAAATCCCTAAACAAGTCGTACAAATATATCAATCACTTTTTCCAAATACTAAATTAGAGCATTTAGGCACGGTTCAACTATGTTCGTTACTTTTTGTAAACGAGTGGCTTTCAAATGGAAGTGTAACAATAGATGAAATAAAACAATTTTTAAATTTGGTCGAAACGCATAAAAACCAAATTAACATGGATGAAGCGACTGTCATTTATATTCGAAAATTTGGTATGGGTACATGGATTATTGGAAATCATGAGACGTTTGTTGACCAAAAGGATTCGATCTTAATCAATGTTACTCTTTCGAGCTATTTAAATAAATCAATTAAATAA
- a CDS encoding MGMT family protein, with amino-acid sequence MESFTSRAIEIIKNIPPGKVMTYGQVAKLAGSARGARQVVRILHSMGQKYQLPWHRVINAKGEIGIQDEEGFLKQKRLLQNEGIKFTSERIINLKEYQVSVVLEKEDVDLI; translated from the coding sequence ATGGAATCTTTTACAAGTAGAGCGATTGAAATTATTAAAAATATACCACCAGGAAAAGTAATGACATATGGTCAAGTTGCAAAATTGGCAGGAAGTGCGAGAGGAGCTAGACAGGTTGTCAGAATCTTACACTCGATGGGCCAAAAATACCAATTGCCATGGCATAGAGTTATAAATGCTAAAGGTGAAATAGGAATCCAAGATGAAGAAGGATTTTTAAAACAAAAGCGTTTGCTACAAAACGAAGGGATCAAATTTACGAGCGAGAGAATCATTAATCTGAAGGAATATCAAGTAAGTGTAGTCCTTGAGAAAGAAGATGTAGATTTAATTTAG
- a CDS encoding FTR1 family protein has product MNANFLIALREGLEVSLVIGYLLITLIQSKKEHLIKSVVYGTILGVVVSIFAGFFLFTTFGELVGNVEHTIEGVIQLIAALLIFYFIYWLSGQSSINISDKLKSEVKIMDSSVSLFLMASVFVIREGLELVLFVLSNAHTIAFVGMTSILLGIFAAVLIAYVFIKTTINLNIKVIFTLLGILLIFFGAKVFTEGLFSFIDATPLVEQIIYYGFVVISLFILFKNNILSFFKK; this is encoded by the coding sequence TTGAATGCTAATTTTTTAATAGCTTTACGAGAAGGCCTTGAGGTTTCTTTAGTAATCGGGTACTTACTCATTACTTTAATTCAGAGTAAAAAAGAGCATTTAATTAAGTCAGTAGTTTACGGAACAATACTTGGCGTAGTAGTTAGTATTTTTGCTGGATTTTTCTTATTTACAACATTCGGTGAACTAGTTGGAAATGTTGAACATACTATTGAAGGTGTAATCCAATTAATTGCAGCATTGCTAATCTTCTATTTTATCTACTGGTTAAGTGGTCAAAGTAGCATAAATATTTCAGATAAACTAAAATCAGAAGTTAAAATTATGGACAGTAGTGTTTCATTATTTTTAATGGCAAGCGTATTTGTGATCCGGGAAGGTTTAGAGCTAGTTCTATTTGTTTTATCAAATGCTCATACAATCGCCTTTGTTGGTATGACTTCTATCTTACTAGGGATTTTTGCAGCTGTCTTAATTGCATATGTATTTATCAAGACTACAATTAATTTAAATATTAAAGTGATTTTTACTTTACTAGGTATTCTATTAATTTTCTTTGGCGCTAAAGTATTCACTGAAGGTCTTTTCTCTTTTATCGATGCTACCCCACTAGTTGAACAAATCATCTACTATGGATTTGTCGTCATTTCACTATTTATTTTATTTAAAAACAACATACTATCATTTTTCAAAAAATAA
- a CDS encoding HesB/YadR/YfhF family protein, translated as MKITISEDALKWFQDEMNVKGGDTIRFFARYGGNSTIHKGYSLGVTKEQPVDIGESITIDNVVYFINETDLWYFKDYNLSVIVNENNELHFDYEPK; from the coding sequence ATGAAAATTACAATTTCCGAAGATGCATTAAAATGGTTTCAAGATGAGATGAATGTCAAAGGAGGAGACACAATTCGTTTCTTCGCGCGATACGGTGGAAATAGTACAATACATAAAGGCTATTCTTTAGGTGTTACTAAAGAACAACCTGTGGACATCGGAGAATCTATTACGATTGATAACGTAGTCTATTTTATAAACGAAACAGATTTATGGTATTTTAAAGATTATAATTTAAGCGTAATTGTAAATGAAAATAATGAATTGCATTTTGATTATGAACCAAAATAA
- a CDS encoding efflux RND transporter permease subunit has protein sequence MFAGLTKLSLKNTISVIILSVLVLVGGIYSAQKIQIETFPDVSFPAVAVQVVYPGASSEDIETEVTKPIESGLMKLENYDQLTSTSSENMASIFLIYPFGSDMDKIEKDVDNVINKTKLPDKAEATVQRIAMDSAPIYQVAIANNGQVKDLQQSIEKDLLPQIKKTTGVSDVSLQGTKEEEIQIVVDNKKAEEKGISLDTIKTAIQGLDYVVPLGSVENNGKTVSVRMKGTLNSVDQIKKTVLSSAATQSSQMGTMTQGAQLGRGAGQAQTVKSKNVTVADIADVKVVSVQDQISRYNGKESYILSVSQTQDSNTADVATAVKKEIKSFKKDNNVETHVIMDNGKEIEKSVSSLIKEGLLGALFTVVVILLFLRNIRATFISILSLPISIFATISVLNSLGYTLNIMTLGGLVVAIGRIVDDSIVVIENIYRWKQQKGNQYKKKEMALYATKEVIGAIASSTFATVVVFLPLAFVSGIIGEFFRPFAISVVVSILTSLIVAIILIPTLGAKFLSKPLKEHSNDTRFMRSYEKLLRSALKRKWIVILLSIVLLAGSLSMIPLLGFSFLPGSVNKTLQVTATLPSNSTVDQSNIVAKELEKYFADSDKIDSVQATVGGKRDFMMNMDGGKNKAIFQINLKDGKNMDKELSKINKEVPSIVDAKVKGTTITAKELSQNGPPTGNNIDVNLYSANFTDLKEAASKIEKELNSDDRLKNVSNNLKDVQPKLEITLNDKARDENISMFQVMGAINEKINDVEIGDYDLNGETNKLTVGYKTKATSKEDIEKIKFMTATGPKEIKDYVTISQKDAPVSINHDDGKMYASVSAEVKGKDTAAITKDVTNHLNKIDLPKSVDMKIGGGLDMISDGFSSLGIAMVVAVGLVFLIMSMTFGGLRTPFVILTSLIFVPVGAFLALFIGKQTLSMSAMIGLLMLIGIVVTNAVVLLDRVEHNRKNGLDVTDALIEASKTRLRPILMTALATILALVPMALSNSTSGLISKGLAVTVIGGLTTSTFLTLIIIPVIYKLVSKKKKIEE, from the coding sequence ATGTTTGCAGGCTTAACGAAATTAAGTTTGAAGAACACAATATCAGTTATTATATTAAGTGTTCTTGTTTTAGTTGGGGGAATTTATTCAGCCCAAAAAATACAAATTGAAACATTTCCTGATGTTTCATTTCCAGCTGTTGCAGTACAGGTAGTATATCCTGGTGCATCATCTGAGGATATAGAAACTGAAGTCACTAAACCAATCGAATCAGGTTTAATGAAGCTTGAAAACTATGATCAGTTAACAAGTACATCAAGTGAAAATATGGCTTCAATCTTTTTAATTTATCCCTTTGGATCGGATATGGATAAAATTGAAAAAGACGTTGATAATGTAATCAATAAAACTAAGTTACCAGATAAAGCAGAAGCGACAGTTCAACGTATTGCGATGGATTCTGCTCCTATTTATCAAGTTGCAATTGCAAATAACGGTCAAGTAAAAGACTTACAACAATCAATTGAAAAAGATTTACTTCCTCAAATTAAAAAAACCACTGGTGTTAGTGATGTAAGTCTTCAAGGAACAAAGGAAGAAGAAATTCAAATCGTTGTAGATAATAAAAAAGCAGAAGAAAAAGGGATTTCTTTAGATACAATTAAAACGGCAATTCAAGGTCTTGATTATGTAGTGCCATTAGGATCTGTTGAGAATAATGGAAAAACAGTTTCTGTTCGAATGAAAGGTACGTTAAATTCAGTCGATCAAATCAAAAAAACAGTTTTATCTAGTGCAGCTACTCAAAGTTCACAAATGGGTACGATGACTCAAGGAGCACAACTAGGTAGAGGTGCAGGACAAGCACAAACAGTAAAATCAAAAAATGTTACGGTTGCTGACATTGCAGATGTAAAAGTCGTATCAGTTCAAGATCAAATTTCTAGATATAACGGAAAAGAAAGTTATATATTATCTGTTTCACAAACACAAGATTCAAATACAGCGGATGTAGCAACAGCAGTTAAAAAAGAAATTAAATCATTTAAGAAAGATAATAATGTAGAAACGCATGTCATTATGGATAACGGTAAAGAAATCGAGAAATCCGTTAGTTCTTTAATTAAAGAAGGTTTATTAGGTGCGTTATTTACAGTTGTCGTTATTCTCTTATTCTTAAGAAACATTAGAGCGACATTCATTTCAATTTTATCATTACCAATATCAATCTTTGCAACAATATCAGTATTAAATTCATTAGGTTACACATTAAATATTATGACATTAGGTGGTCTAGTTGTTGCGATTGGACGTATTGTCGATGATAGTATCGTTGTAATTGAAAATATATACAGGTGGAAACAACAAAAAGGTAATCAATATAAGAAAAAAGAGATGGCATTATATGCAACTAAAGAAGTAATTGGTGCCATTGCATCATCTACATTTGCAACTGTAGTAGTATTTTTACCTTTAGCATTTGTAAGTGGTATTATTGGAGAATTCTTTAGACCATTTGCTATTTCAGTAGTAGTTTCGATTTTAACATCTCTAATTGTTGCGATTATCTTAATTCCAACATTAGGAGCAAAATTCTTATCAAAACCTTTAAAAGAACATAGTAATGATACTCGTTTTATGAGAAGTTACGAAAAGTTACTTCGTTCGGCATTAAAACGTAAATGGATTGTTATCTTATTATCAATCGTTTTATTAGCTGGTTCATTATCGATGATTCCTTTGTTAGGATTCTCATTCTTACCAGGTAGTGTAAATAAAACACTTCAAGTGACAGCAACTCTTCCATCGAATAGTACTGTGGATCAATCAAATATCGTTGCAAAAGAATTAGAAAAATACTTTGCCGATTCAGACAAAATTGACAGTGTACAAGCTACTGTTGGTGGTAAACGTGATTTTATGATGAATATGGATGGTGGCAAAAATAAAGCAATCTTCCAAATTAATCTTAAAGATGGAAAGAACATGGATAAAGAACTTTCAAAAATCAACAAAGAGGTTCCTTCAATTGTTGATGCGAAAGTAAAAGGTACAACAATCACAGCAAAAGAACTTTCTCAAAATGGTCCTCCAACAGGGAACAATATTGATGTAAATTTATATTCTGCTAACTTTACTGATTTAAAAGAAGCAGCCTCAAAAATTGAAAAAGAATTAAATAGTGATGATCGTCTGAAAAATGTTTCTAATAATTTAAAAGATGTACAACCTAAATTAGAAATCACACTAAACGATAAAGCACGCGATGAAAATATTTCAATGTTCCAAGTTATGGGAGCTATAAATGAAAAAATTAACGACGTTGAAATCGGTGATTACGATTTAAATGGCGAAACAAATAAGCTTACTGTTGGTTATAAAACGAAAGCAACTTCAAAAGAAGATATTGAAAAAATTAAATTTATGACTGCAACAGGTCCGAAAGAAATTAAAGACTATGTAACTATTTCTCAAAAAGATGCACCAGTTTCAATCAACCATGATGATGGAAAAATGTATGCATCAGTAAGTGCCGAAGTAAAAGGTAAAGATACTGCAGCAATTACAAAAGATGTAACAAATCATTTAAATAAAATTGATTTACCAAAAAGCGTCGATATGAAAATTGGCGGCGGTTTAGATATGATTTCAGATGGATTCAGCAGTTTAGGAATAGCAATGGTAGTTGCTGTTGGATTAGTATTCTTAATCATGAGTATGACATTTGGTGGGTTAAGAACACCGTTTGTTATTTTAACATCATTAATCTTCGTACCAGTCGGAGCTTTCTTAGCGCTATTTATTGGTAAGCAAACACTATCAATGAGTGCAATGATCGGACTATTAATGCTGATCGGTATAGTAGTAACGAATGCGGTTGTATTATTAGACCGTGTTGAGCATAACCGTAAAAATGGATTAGATGTAACTGACGCATTAATTGAGGCTTCAAAGACAAGATTACGTCCAATCCTAATGACAGCATTAGCGACAATTCTAGCATTAGTACCAATGGCCCTTTCAAATTCAACATCTGGCTTAATTTCGAAAGGATTAGCAGTAACTGTAATTGGTGGTTTAACAACTTCAACATTCTTAACACTAATCATCATCCCAGTTATTTATAAGTTAGTAAGCAAAAAGAAAAAGATTGAAGAATAA
- a CDS encoding sensor histidine kinase, which translates to MKSMYTRLVLIFISVILLSLVITFFIASKYFIKHVETEVQSDLIDVGENFISIYSKQDNQNGVDATLQILSKNFYISLYDESGKIVLKNTTLKKKNIKKEQVLNVLNKSVVQTKGYLIGLPFEKDGHQYALFIQPNIDRGFFKMHRVLFFSLLTTLIIGSVTFLFVAKLLVKPVKELIRATKELAKGNYDVQVTIKRKDEIGLLASNFNVMTNKLNKLEEMRSEFVSNVSHEIQSPLTSIKGFAKVLRNKQLAEEKKEHYLSIIEEESERLSMMSERLLKLASLDSEQHPFLPTTYKLDEQIRKIILALEPHWESKKLQLVLNLPQTEIVADRLLLEQVWINLLQNAIKFSSIAGYIKVDILELDHTIHVIISDSGLGISKEDIERIFERFYQADRSRNKKGTGLGLSIVQKIIEIHHGKIEVESVVGKGTSFTIMLPKSL; encoded by the coding sequence ATGAAAAGCATGTATACGAGATTGGTTTTAATTTTTATTTCAGTTATTTTGTTAAGTTTAGTCATTACTTTTTTTATCGCTTCAAAATACTTTATAAAACATGTTGAAACAGAAGTACAAAGTGATTTAATTGATGTTGGAGAAAATTTTATTTCTATCTATTCTAAACAAGATAATCAAAATGGAGTAGATGCGACCTTACAAATTCTTAGTAAAAATTTTTATATATCACTGTATGATGAGTCGGGTAAAATCGTTTTGAAAAATACAACACTAAAAAAGAAGAATATAAAAAAAGAACAAGTATTAAATGTACTAAACAAAAGTGTTGTTCAAACAAAAGGATATCTAATCGGTCTACCTTTTGAAAAAGATGGGCATCAATATGCTTTATTTATTCAGCCCAATATTGATCGTGGGTTCTTTAAAATGCATAGAGTTTTATTTTTTAGTTTGCTTACAACATTAATCATTGGATCAGTAACATTTTTATTTGTTGCTAAGTTATTAGTCAAGCCAGTAAAAGAACTAATTCGGGCTACAAAAGAACTAGCTAAAGGTAACTATGATGTTCAAGTAACGATTAAACGTAAGGATGAAATCGGATTACTTGCTTCAAACTTTAATGTTATGACGAACAAATTAAACAAGTTAGAAGAGATGAGAAGTGAATTTGTTTCAAATGTTTCTCATGAAATTCAATCACCGTTAACATCTATTAAGGGATTTGCAAAGGTTTTAAGAAATAAGCAGTTAGCTGAAGAGAAAAAGGAACATTATTTATCTATTATTGAGGAAGAGAGTGAACGTCTTTCTATGATGAGTGAAAGATTATTAAAGCTAGCTTCATTAGACTCTGAGCAACATCCATTTTTGCCTACGACTTACAAATTAGATGAGCAAATTCGAAAGATTATTTTGGCGTTAGAGCCACATTGGGAAAGTAAAAAGCTTCAATTAGTTTTAAATTTACCCCAAACAGAAATTGTAGCAGATCGTTTACTACTTGAACAAGTTTGGATTAATTTACTTCAAAATGCGATTAAGTTCTCAAGTATAGCTGGGTATATTAAAGTAGATATTTTGGAATTGGATCATACTATTCACGTCATCATTAGCGATAGTGGATTAGGAATAAGTAAGGAAGATATTGAGCGGATATTTGAACGTTTTTATCAAGCAGACCGTTCTAGAAATAAAAAAGGAACCGGTCTTGGTCTTTCGATTGTTCAAAAAATTATTGAAATACATCATGGGAAAATAGAGGTTGAAAGTGTTGTTGGAAAAGGAACTAGCTTTACGATTATGCTTCCGAAAAGCTTGTAA